TTGATGTTTTAAGACAATAGTAGTGATGTCCGTGGAACTAAAAGGAGCTTTAACCAGAAAACAGAGGAAAAACTTTACCGGAAGACAGAGCAGCTGCAAAGCCATCGTCTCTAAAACGGTCCAGGTTTATACGTTCATTCTTTTTGGCAGTGCATGCATTAGGAGTAGCTTTTGCAGGGGGCAGATCAGGTTTATGAGTCTGAAGCACGGGCCCTCCAAGAGAAAGTCTTCTATTGCTTGGGCCGCCATATGACAATCTAGATCCTTTTTTTGCACTTGGGTTCTTCATGGGGCTTGGTTTTGAACCATAAAGAACCTCCTGCTCTGTCAGTAACTGCCCTTGAAGTTTCTTCTCGTTCTGATGTGAAAAAAATGATAGACACCAATACCAGTGTGAGAGAGATTTAGTAATGGAGATGAAAAGAGATGGTGAACGGGTAATAATGTCCTTTTTCTTGAGAAGTCAAGAGTTCTGGTGTTTAGCtagaaattaaaatttaaaaggtACAAGCCGTATGCATACCCTTTGTCTTCTTTGCTCCAATTCTTTTTCTTGCCGTAGACCCATATATCCTTCCAGCATAGAAAGAAGGCGAACCTAGAGAGCAAATGACAACCAAAGGTaaattttacccaaaaaaatttaaggatTGATAGAAAAATTACTTGTGATAAAAGGGTAACACTTACACCATCGTAAATAAAATATGATCCTTTCTCATTTTCCCATGCTACGATCTTTGAGGCCAATGTATCCACCATTGCTATTCCACAAAATTATGATGAtaaatatattatcaaattcAAAAATGCATTAGCCACATTTTTCACTGTAGGGGGTACTAAGAACAGAAGGCTCTTCTACTAATGCATGGTGTAAATATACCTGGAAGTTTATTGACCAACACACGAGCTTTTTCAGCACGTCTTAGAGTAAGATGAGCACCCCTCCCAGCATTATAGCGGTTATCATCCTATGTTGAATAAAACTAAAAGTTATTTTGACTAATCTAATGGTCAAAACTCATTTTGTAATCAACAGCAAATTGTAGAAACAAACCCTATTATACTCCTCGAGCCAGCTCTCCTCTTCACATGCAGCAATCCACTTCTCAACCTTTTCTAGGATATCTTTCCTGCTGAGAGCTTCCTCCTTGGCCCTAGATATTTGAAGCTCAATTTTCTCTAGTACACAAGCGGCATCAACTGCTCCTTCAATTGATCAAGAAACTAAAAAATGAGGATGCAAACGAACTTCTGAAGGAAAGATTGACAACTGTGTTTCACATAAAAGAAAATACCAGGCTCAATTACAGTATCCATTGCTTCATCTGTTTCTGGAATAAGATGTGTTTTTCTATGAATATCCTCTATCTCtgctttctttttcaaaacAAGCTCTTTCAATTTTCTTGTTTTCAACTCTTCCAACCGGGAAACTTCCGCCTTGACCTGCCACAAACATGATTTAATTACTTTCAGAACCAATATACATTTCAACCCTCAATTGAAAAATAAAGTGAACCGTCAAAGTAAGACAAATTTATACAATCATCGACCCCAAATAAAAGACCTAGACTCACATGATTTATGAAGTTGACAGAAAGCATCTCAGGTTCTGTTATCTCCTCTTCTGCAGCAACTATGTTACAAGTGACCTGTTGAACTATCTGTCGCTCTTCAACAGGCGTGTCCATCAATTTCCAGAGCTCCAGTAATGAAGTAGTGAGATCTTGTAACTATTAAATTTCAGAGTTAAACTGCCTAGATTACAACACAAAGGGATATCGTTAATCTAAAATATTCACCTGCTGAATTCTCTGTATTTTAAGTTCTTGCAGTCTTTGTATAGAAGTTTCCAACTGCTGCAAGGTATGATCGCTAATACTTTTTGAGCCTTCCGATTCTCCTAAACTTGGGTGAATCTCACTCACAGTTTGTTTAAAATCTAAACCAAGGACTGAGCACAAGGTATAAACAAGGTTCAAATAGTCCACAATCTGATTCAAACGTGCACTCTGAAACCAAAGGTCAGAAATAGAAATATCACACATACAAAAGAGTATCAGAGGGGAACAAGAAAACCATGTCAAATTGATGAAGGTATTTATGAAGGACAACCTTTTCTTCTTGAAGTGCTTTAAGCTCTCTGTGCACTTCTTCGAGCTTTCTAGAAGACAAATCTGTTTCATCTACATCTGTATTACTAAAAGTATACCCTCCTGAATAGATCTCATTTTTTATCGTATGTAGCTCCTTTAAGGCAGCTATAATTTGATTCTTCCTGTCACATTTCCTGTTCTGCATCTCCTCTATCTGTGGAAGGATAGCTGTGAGTTCAGCTTTCAGGCTTCTAGGGTTTTGATCAGCCTGCACAAAAGACCAGCGATAATGGTGAGATAATATCCATGGTCaaaattttaatcttttttCTGTAGTTACCTATTCTCTGCGGGGGTAATGTTTATCAAAACATATATCAAACTCATGTCGATCTTGAGAGCTAGTTTTCAGGAAATGACTTTTAAACCACGATATCTCATAGTTAAGGTCAATATGAGCTCATGCTATAAGACTCTACGCCTCTGCCCATAAAAAACTGTGTAGGACTATAATACTGATCAGCAGTTGAAACTGAATAATTTTAACACAAACGTCTAAGTTATTATGTTCGTACATTCACAACCGAAGGAACAAAAATGCATATCGCAATGTCATTATAAAATAATTACATGAATGACTCAGAGCTTTTAACTTCTTAAGCCTTACCTGCCTAGTGTGCACTGGCATCTCTCCCATTGCAGAGCAGATTGCAGCAAGCTCAGCTTCAGCATCAGCAATTGCTAGCCTTAGCTGAGCTCTATCTTTGTTAGCCTGATCTACTTTTCTTCGGTACACCTCCATACATTCTTGTTCAAGTTGAAGCAACATTCTGTCCCTTTCGGAAGCAgattcaccaacctcgtcccataTTATCTGAATAGTTTACCAGCAACACATTGGATAATAACAGTCAAATAGATAAAGGAAATCAGGAGGGGTAGACGCCATAAGCAAGTGACAAATTAACGGTGAGAAAACCTGCAATTCTTTTAGTAGAGTTCCGCATGATGTTTCCAGATGCGAAAGTAGATTCCTTTGACCCATCGAAATTTTAAAGTGGTTATACCTGCCACAGAAGCCATATATTAGTAAGGTCATAAGCACAATAGATATCATACTCTATAACTATCGATTATACAACAGTGCTTTTTGGGTCGGGAGgatttttaaatgcatttgAATCACGTAAT
This genomic interval from Primulina eburnea isolate SZY01 chromosome 16, ASM2296580v1, whole genome shotgun sequence contains the following:
- the LOC140816957 gene encoding 65-kDa microtubule-associated protein 3-like isoform X2 translates to MGQRNLLSHLETSCGTLLKELQIIWDEVGESASERDRMLLQLEQECMEVYRRKVDQANKDRAQLRLAIADAEAELAAICSAMGEMPVHTRQADQNPRSLKAELTAILPQIEEMQNRKCDRKNQIIAALKELHTIKNEIYSGGYTFSNTDVDETDLSSRKLEEVHRELKALQEEKSARLNQIVDYLNLVYTLCSVLGLDFKQTVSEIHPSLGESEGSKSISDHTLQQLETSIQRLQELKIQRIQQLQDLTTSLLELWKLMDTPVEERQIVQQVTCNIVAAEEEITEPEMLSVNFINHVKAEVSRLEELKTRKLKELVLKKKAEIEDIHRKTHLIPETDEAMDTVIEPVDAACVLEKIELQISRAKEEALSRKDILEKVEKWIAACEEESWLEEYNRDDNRYNAGRGAHLTLRRAEKARVLVNKLPAMVDTLASKIVAWENEKGSYFIYDGVRLLSMLEGYMGLRQEKELEQRRQRNEKKLQGQLLTEQEVLYGSKPSPMKNPSAKKGSRLSYGGPSNRRLSLGGPVLQTHKPDLPPAKATPNACTAKKNERINLDRFRDDGFAAALSSGGRGLDIVGLPLKLHPFDVSNAWDLESPITRKPFSPISSTDSSNSNATNMLEDLHKKHSELLQKTLLTTSNNTQFGTPPKILHTTQGENRTPQTMPVPVPSTPSTVYIPMQTGLTPAPTDKSIEEEIEYSFEERRAGFVLPRSLHSTIVT
- the LOC140816957 gene encoding 65-kDa microtubule-associated protein 3-like isoform X1 yields the protein MGQRNLLSHLETSCGTLLKELQIIWDEVGESASERDRMLLQLEQECMEVYRRKVDQANKDRAQLRLAIADAEAELAAICSAMGEMPVHTRQADQNPRSLKAELTAILPQIEEMQNRKCDRKNQIIAALKELHTIKNEIYSGGYTFSNTDVDETDLSSRKLEEVHRELKALQEEKSARLNQIVDYLNLVYTLCSVLGLDFKQTVSEIHPSLGESEGSKSISDHTLQQLETSIQRLQELKIQRIQQLQDLTTSLLELWKLMDTPVEERQIVQQVTCNIVAAEEEITEPEMLSVNFINHVKAEVSRLEELKTRKLKELVLKKKAEIEDIHRKTHLIPETDEAMDTVIEPGAVDAACVLEKIELQISRAKEEALSRKDILEKVEKWIAACEEESWLEEYNRDDNRYNAGRGAHLTLRRAEKARVLVNKLPAMVDTLASKIVAWENEKGSYFIYDGVRLLSMLEGYMGLRQEKELEQRRQRNEKKLQGQLLTEQEVLYGSKPSPMKNPSAKKGSRLSYGGPSNRRLSLGGPVLQTHKPDLPPAKATPNACTAKKNERINLDRFRDDGFAAALSSGGRGLDIVGLPLKLHPFDVSNAWDLESPITRKPFSPISSTDSSNSNATNMLEDLHKKHSELLQKTLLTTSNNTQFGTPPKILHTTQGENRTPQTMPVPVPSTPSTVYIPMQTGLTPAPTDKSIEEEIEYSFEERRAGFVLPRSLHSTIVT